The following DNA comes from Oreochromis niloticus isolate F11D_XX linkage group LG23, O_niloticus_UMD_NMBU, whole genome shotgun sequence.
GCTTGGTAGGTCAGGATGCGGAGCGCGGCCCAGGTTCAACCCGTAAACGTCTTGGAGAAAAAGCTCTGCGGGCCGTGAGGCCAGGAAATTGTCAGCTGGGTGTTGGCGGGGCTCCATAGGCACTGGGGAGGGGGCAGGAGAGTGGGAGGGCGAGTTGGGGGGCGTGCTTGGCAGAAGCTGAAAGAGGGGCTGCCGGGGGGCGGGTCTCGGGGTTGGAGGAGGGTTGGAGACTTGTGCAGAAATACCCCTCTCTAGGACCAGCTTGGTCAGGCCACTGGGGGGTGCGGGCAGACGTCGAGGGGGGAAGGAGTCACCCAGACTGAGTCTGCAGGGAGTCACAGGGGTGCTGGGACCCGTCCTCATGGAGCTAGGCGTGTTCGCCATGTGAGATGACTGAGAACTGAAAGCAAGAAAAGGAGAGTCTGCGTTAGAACAATAACAGTGTTTATGGGATGATTTTTTTCCTGAAGAGGACTCACCTTGGGGTGACCTGTGTGATGTCACACGGGTGCAGAATGCGACAGGTAGTGAAGGTGTAGGTGGAAAAGGTGGAGCTCTGACACTTCCCTGGGTTTTGGActgaacaaacaagaaaacttcAGAAAACCAAACACGCGCACATTGGAAACGATGAGCAATAACAAGCTACAAAAAGTCATTTTTACCAGAGGAAGATACTGCTGTCGATGTCAAGGTTTGGCTTTGTGATTGGACTCCTGCTTCAGAGGCTCCTGGAATGGGCTGAGGCGATTGGCCGGGTTTCTCCATGGCGTGAAGGGGTGTAGGGCAGAAGTCTGACCTGATGGAGGAGGAAGCAGCTGGACTCCCAGTGGAGAGAGGCGGCAAGGGGACAGATGATACCACATGCTTTCTGTCCTTTTTCTCCTCGGGTGTAGATGAGCAGCGCACGTTGAAGGTGATTCcgccttcctcctcctcctcatcttcctcctccttacTCTGTTCTGCTGCTCCTTTCTCCAGGATACCATTCCTTCCTttttcttcatcctcttcatcctcctccatGTCAGACAGGTGGTACACAGCGTCCTGAGCCAATGGGCGAAAACCTTTAGTCACTACTCCAGGGTGTGGGTCCAGGATGGTTCCCAGGTGAGGTTTGGccagctgctgccagtggtgCAGTGTCAGCGAGCCTGAGATAGAAATGTCAACATGTGTTACTGTATACTGTATACTTGAtacaactgttgtgatttggcgctgtataaataaaagttaatttaattgaattatATCACCTTGTAGTAAAAGATAATCTTGGAGgtgtcaacaaagcaaacatTACCTTCCATGGGTTTGACGATCTGGAGCTTCTCAGGCAGGAAAGTCTTAAAAACAGTGGAGGTGATGGAGAGATCCGACAGGTTGGAGAAAGAGGAGACCGCACTGCCCATTGGTGAGCTGGAGCCACTGCCTTCTCCATCCGTTTCCGCCAGGGCCTGCACCTTCTTTTCCCGCTCCGCCTGAAAGAACTGTCGCTCAGACAGGAAGTTCTGGCGGCGCAACGACAGGCGGTGGAGCGCTCTGGTGAGGTCGTTTCCTCCCGGACAACCAGGCTGGCCCACTCGGCCCTCCTCCCTGCAAAACATGCATGTTATGACCTGAAATTGAGCATAAATCTCttccaaaacagaaaatgctcTTTGTAACTTACCCCTGTGTGGACTGAAACGGCTGCGCTGTCATCACCAGAGAGCTCTGTCCGGAGCCAGGGATTGGCGGGTTTGCTGAAGCTGATCGTAGTGTTGAGGCATTAACAGAGCGGACTGTTTGGAAGACACGCTTCTGGGAAATTCTACAAGAagatgaggtcaaaggtcagagacTAGACCTAAAATATAATGCAGACTCCTAAACTAGAGCCCATGAAAAGTCTGGAAAAAAGTACGAGTTCTCCAACACCAACTGTCACCCTCAGCAGCAAACACATTCTGCAGCTTTTAACCTTTGGTCCTGAAAGGCGGTCTCCTCCTCTATACTCAGCTCCTTCCTCATAGTTCCCTCAATCTCTGCTGCCAAGGATTCCTGTAAAAACAGGACACATACGGAGGATTAAAGGTATGCTGTGGATTCAACAAAAGTAATGTTTACAGTCACTGTTCAGCTTAATTCATCCAAGcctaaaaaataaatgcacacaggccaaaaactgcagttcctcaagtggccacttcAGGCTGGCTCCCAAACGTAAGTCAATATCCTATAGACTCCCACATTATACTCAACAAAAGCTTTAAAGAGCATGTCTAAAGCCAGATACAGTTACCTCCTTAACCCCTTAAAGCCTGAAATATGAAATGTGTTGTGCAGTTTATTTAGGTTTTTcaaggggaaaagaaaaatctcactgatgatgtagaactcaaaaactcacaaaaaactTTATGTAACAAATACGACACACTGGGTGTTAAAGGGCTAATAGCAGCTGTATGATGTCTTGTGCACACATGTGCCATGGACTGTGTCTTCCTCTGTGTGCTCCCAAATAAAAGTTCAAGGGTGCGTTTCTCTCACCATGGGGTAGAGGCCATAGGGAAGGTGCCGGCGCATCCCAGCTGAGGGGCTGTTTTTACTGCGCAGCTCTTTGATCTCCTCCTGCGACTCATGGAGCATCTCTACACACTCAGCATTCCTCTCGGCCAGCTCGTTGAGCTGCAGCAGACACGtgcaaataataattaattaagcAAGGATATTATTTCAACagtaattaaaattaatgatgtGTTCAGAACGTATTTTACTGGATTACTGAATTTATAGAATTAATATAATTACTGATGAATCGGTAATTTCTCTCAGTAGGTAGGTTGGTAGATATATGTATGGCAGTAATTCCCAAAATGTAGTCTCGGGCAAAATTACTCACAAGTTTGTACAGTTATATATTGTAAATGACCACGGCAGACCCGGGTGCACGTTCATGCTTTGCAACATACTTTATTAATACTTTTACGGTTGCTCTACATCCGCACCcagagctgcagctctcccgctgccagctcaacataacaacaacaaccccaacCACAGGACCCAGTATAATAATTAAGTCGGCggggcgtgattgcagatgccgtgcaggtgcgtccgccttccctgcaCGGCATCGCAGGCCACGCCCCGccacatatatttatatgaatttatataaaaagtaaaataaaactggGAATAGGAGGTGGTTAGTTTGTCATACATCATATGATCACATTTGCATCTTTGTAGAATAATTAAACTGGTCTTGCCCTAAGAATGAACTCGAACACTCATATGAGACTGTACCTCTGCTGTGAGCTGTCTCTGAGCATCTTTGGAGGCCTGCAGGTGGATCCTGAGCTCCTCTTTCTCCAGAGCCAGCTGGAGATAAACAGCATCACACCAAGAGCGTTCACACACTGTCCCAGCACATACAGTAGGTAATCAGTGCTAGCAGTTAAGCTTGCCCACCTCCTTCACTCTGTGTTGCAGCTCGACTATTTGGGAAAGCAGCTGAGCGATTTCCTCCTGGTGTCTGAGCAGCTCCTCATTCTTCAGAGACAGCTCTTCAGTCAACGAAACCATCTGGCTGTTGGACTCACCTGAACCCACATGtgatatacacaaacacaccaaaGATCAAATTCAGATGCCTGATCTGTAAAAGTTCCTTTTGAAGATAAGTTTGCAAACTTCAAGAAAAACTCACGGAGCTCTTTGACACAGTCGCTCACTAGCTGCTGCTCCTTCTCCTCATAGGTGATGGTGTCTCTTTTGAGTTGACAAGCCTGTTTAAGTCAAAAAAGATCAGTTTGCAACAGTGATTATACTTCAACATCTGCTTTTGATCGAGTGCTGGAAATTTGCTTCCTGGAGAACGACATACCTCAGTCCTCAGTGCCAGGTTTTCTTCCTCTAGCTCCTGCAGCTTGCTCTGCAGGGACTCCAGCTGACTGAGTGCAGCGGCGGCGGTTCCCCCAGCGGCTGAGGTTGCCGCAGTGGGGTGGACACGCTGGAATCAGTCTCGCTCTCCTCAGAGGCGCTGGCCACCATCCGCAGCAATTCATCCTTCTTACTGAGCTCATGTTGCAGCTGATGAACCTGACCAATGTGGACAGTTTAGGAAAAGTGATTAGTGTTTACAGGATGTTAACATTTTAAAGCTCTCTTTTTCTAGAGATACAAAAATCtaactttcatttttttggtTGAAATTTAGTTTAAAGCTGGAAAGTGAATGGAATATTTGTATGTATACAGCAAACATGCATGACttgtggcagaaataccattttattgaaataaaatggtaTGTTATTTTGGCTGcagatgcatttaaaaaatagtACATTATTAATGTATATCAAGCATTTTTTGGTCCATGagatattcaattcaattcaattttatttatatagtaccaAATCACAGCAAGAGTCACAGCTCGAGGCCCTACAATAATTCCAAGAAACCGCAACAATCAGAAGACCCCTATAagaaagcacttggcaacagtgggatggaaaaactcccttttaagaggaagaaacctctgtcagaaccaggctcagggaggggcagccatctgccgcaacTGTTAACTAGCTAACTAACTATTAGGAAAAGGTGTACCACAGGGATCTATTTTAGAGcccctttttttattattcaaatgTCTAAATGCTTTATTCtatttctcttttaaaaacCTATTGCAACAATATCACTAGATCATGCAGACATGTTGAAGATGTAATTTAgcctttaaatcagctgtgttggatcaaggacacatgtaaaacctgcaggacaccatccccttgaggcctggagttccctcaCCCCCAATTTAAATGATCATACTATCACCCTCTCTTTATGTagcacaaaacattatttacacattttaaagtGAATAAAACCAGTTACCTGATCTACAGACTGTGCTATCTGCTCCTCTAAGGCCTCATTTCGCTCCTGTAGCAGGTGGTTCCTCTGTAAAAGTGACTGACCAATCCGAGCTGCCAACTCCAAATCTCTGTCCCGCTGTTCAAAGAGAACACAAGGCACCGAGGGTTAATCAGTTAACTAGCTGTTGTTTTCTTAGCTGAAAAAAAAGATCACAAATGAGGTCAACGCCCTACCTCAGCCAAAAGGTGTGTGACCACTTCAATGTCATTGTAGGTCTTGGTCATCTGCTCCACTCGATCGGCACTGAGGACTGGCCAGAGGGAAAACGTTAACTTTTAGGCAGCAAACAAgcgaaaacacacacacacatctaaaaactctagAATCCACACTCTGGCATGCACACTGTGCATCCAAGcaactccacacaaacatgaaaataaaatcaattacTGGACACGTCTTTAACATGCATGGTCTACTACATAATAAAGAATTCTGACCACAAGCAACATTAGGAGCTACTTGGCTAGTCACACAACATCACCATTCTTTACACTTTTTAGCATCTGATTATGGACGCGTGGTCCAAATTATGTCCACTAAATTGCTAAATGATTATTGCTGGAGCAATAATTATGCAACACGTGCTAGTGGTCTGAATTTAAAAAGAACTTTACtttacagtgaaaataacaaCTGTACTACAAGCTGACTACAGTACACAATACAGTACTACAGTAGGAAGCAGAAGACCTTTACTATGCAACTCTCTTGTCTTATTGTCTACATGCAAAAAGTGGAGAGGGGCTCCCACTCAGTGGCCTAGGAACGGATCCTAGATCAAGTTTAAGTAAAGCCATTAGTGGCCACACTTTTGACAGAAGCCCCTCTCTCACACTTGAGCTAAATGAAGTTCCAGAGAAGAACAGGCAGGTAGGAAGAGTAGGATACCTTTGGAGAGGCTCTGAGAGCCTGGGTGGGAATAAGAAGGGGGTTCCAAAGCAAGATATGCTAGTGAGAGAGatgcagagagaaaaagaggggaAAGTTCAGATGGTGTAGAAGTAAACCAGCCTGTTTTAAGACAGATggataaagaaaaggaaaaggaaagcgACAAACACTGGCAGAAAAATGAAAGTTTCAATAAACCAACATCATGTAGAGATATTAGTTTGTTGAGAGTCAGAGAATCTACACATCGATTAGTCTGGTCCGCTTTTAGCACCTGAGTGGGTGTCACCAGCGCTGCACAGCTCAGCCTTCCACCTGTTCAAAGAAAAGTGGCAACCCTAATCATTGAGCCATCTGGTTTCAGCTAGAAGCCCTATGCCTTTCTATGACACAGCGTTGCACAGATTCACATCGGACtcactctctttttttctgaataaatgtAGTGTAATAAAACAGTTTCAGCAGGGATTAAAAGTAACAAGCTGAGCTAGGCAGCTGCTCAAATGGATGAGAGCATTCATCCAGTAATCTGAAGCCTACAATGACCTCTGAATCTGGACACTGCACTCCAACAACCAGCGGGTAAAAATAACCTCTGCCCAGCACGGCTATCCTTGCTACTGTTACAGTGCATACATAATGCATATAATGTCTCAAGTTACTcttccacacaccaacacacagacaaaaacatacaCTAATACCTTTACCTGCTGCTGAAAGTATCCCATCATTGTATGGGTTATGTATGTCCATAGTCTGGCTTGATCATGATCAGATGgtgcataaataaaatgaaactgttTACACCACATGCTGATCGCACAGTGGGAAAGCAGTGCAGGTTGTATTGACTTATACAAGGCAGTAACTGAACTCTGGCCACAATAAATTTCATAACAGCAAAGTCCAACCTCTGTTTCGTTTTGACATAAATTCATTAACTACAGACACACAACAGGCCAATGAGTGGTCAATGTGTTACTTGTTAAGTAACATGAATCTCCTGAGTCATGGCTGCTTGAACCTTTGGCATCAATAAACTCAACGCGTGATTATACAACAAACTCAATTTCAAAATGCAGTGTGAGGAATAAATGGTACAATCATATGGGTGCACCAATATGACACCTGGATCAAACTCAAAAAGCTTATCTCTTTCAAATCAATTCTAGGTCGCTCTATGTTTGCTCTGTCATGAGCCGGCAGAAATGCACCGGTTAATAACTTGGGTTAATAACTCATGCAAAGCCACCGGAATTGAGCATAATAAGTACCCTTTATTCACATCTTTGTATTTTCCCAGACAAGAAAGTGTTACGACTCAAATCATAGAGCGTAAAAACCATCTCATCTCTTGTTGTCAGGCTTTGGAAAAGAGATGGGACATCGTCTCGTCGAGCCAAATGACAAGATCCTCAACGGCCATTAAATTACAGTATAAACTCTTCAAATTTCACAACATGACACTAAAACCAGGATACTTGATACTTGTATAACCATAATGGAGTACTGAAATATTTCAGATACTAAAGCATCAACTGCAAGGTCTAAATATGAGTGTCAAAATCAGACCTCTCTAAGTGTTTTCACACACCTTAACATGCCATACCCCTGCACGTGTTATTAATAGGCTGTGTTTAACTTTGCAGAAGTGGAgcaaacagcaccatgaaactGAGACTCCTTCAATGTCCAATTTCCTCACATGTGCAACTAAAACACTTCATTCattacttgtttttttaaagttactaTTTATTTGAGAAATGTTCAAATTGTTGGTTTGTTATTACTTTTGTTTTACCCTTTTTGTGCATGACTTTCAAACTGTTGTATTCTGAAGCAGGTATACAGATCAAACATTAATAAAAGGACATCATGAAACATTCAGTGAACTGAAACAATGAAGATCTGCTCACATTAAATCAAATAATCTTCAAACGCAGGAAGCAAAGCGTTGGCAATTatgagaaaaacaggaagtttatcCTGTCTCGTTCCAGCAAACTGCAACCTGTTTAAATGTAAACACACCACCAGATTTGCCCACTTCCTTTCTAgtaacactcacacacgcacacacacagacactttgCCCTCTACGCTGTCACGTTTTGCCTGACCTTGCTGACATGCTTACTGAAGCtgatgcctctctctctctttctgtctttcagacatGTACTGAGGACTGAGCCTGTGCTCACCTTCCACGGCAAACTTATCGTACGCCTCCTCATTGTGGATGTTTAACACTGGCATGTTGTGTTTCCTCTCTTTGCTCTCTTGTCTTCATCCTCTATCTATCCACACCGCCTCTCTTGTTACTGTCCCGTGACTCACTCGGGCTTTGGTTTTGAACTCAGCTGCACTTAACTGTGCtggatctttctctctctccctccctctctttctctctctctctcacacacacacacacagacacacacacacacagtgccagAGCCACACaagcaaagacaaacagacacaatgaCGAATGCTGTGCGAAATAATGTCCACAGTAAATCCCTGCGACTTTAATTGAACAGCGCCACATAAAAAGAATCCCTCACGTGcctaatgcacacacacacacacaccatctgcTCGGTTCTGTTGTACAAGGCTTAACCAATCAAAAGGAAGTCTGCAAAAGGAAGCTGCTTtgcaaaaatataacaaaacgTATATACTTACTCATGTAGCGGAAAGTCTCCTCGGCCAGCATGGGGGAGATGGCGCTGTTCCCGGGACCTTCGTCCGGGGAGCAGCTCGGGGAAACCACCCAGTCCTGACTGTCCGACAGGTACACGGAGCCAGAACCGGCTGAACCGGAGCCCACTGAGCCGGAGCCATAATTCCTCC
Coding sequences within:
- the trak2 gene encoding LOW QUALITY PROTEIN: trafficking kinesin-binding protein 2 (The sequence of the model RefSeq protein was modified relative to this genomic sequence to represent the inferred CDS: deleted 2 bases in 1 codon), giving the protein MPLAAPVFCPALSFHEWGSLPPHPTPPFQRRDMFEVKPRAVDKKESSTETDEGLGSSGRNYGSGSVGSGSAGSGSVYLSDSQDWVVSPSCSPDEGPGNSAISPMLAEETFRYMTYLALEPPSYSHPGSQSLSKVLSADRVEQMTKTYNDIEVVTHLLAERDRDLELAARIGQSLLQRNHLLQERNEALEEQIAQSVDQVHQLQHELSKKDELLRMVASASEESETDSSVSTPLRQPQPGGTAAAALSQLESLQSKLQELEEENLALRTEACQLKRDTITYEEKEQQLVSDCVKELRESNSQMVSLTEELSLKNEELLRHQEEIAQLLSQIVELQHRVKELALEKEELRIHLQASKDAQRQLTAELNELAERNAECVEMLHESQEEIKELRSKNSPSAGMRRHLPYGLYPMESLAAEIEGTMRKELSIEEETAFQDQRISQKRVFQTVRSVNASTLRSASANPPIPGSGQSSLVMTAQPFQSTQGEEGRVGQPGCPGGNDLTRALHRLSLRRQNFLSERQFFQAEREKKVQALAETDGEGSGSSSPMGSAVSSFSNLSDLSITSTVFKTFLPEKLQIVKPMEGSLTLHHWQQLAKPHLGTILDPHPGVVTKGFRPLAQDAVYHLSDMEEDEEDEEKGRNGILEKGAAEQSKEEEDEEEEEGGITFNVRCSSTPEEKKDRKHVVSSVPLPPLSTGSPAASSSIRSDFCPTPLHAMEKPGQSPQPIPGASEAGVQSQSQTLTSTAVSSSVQNPGKCQSSTFSTYTFTTCRILHPCDITQVTPSSQSSHMANTPSSMRTGPSTPVTPCRLSLGDSFPPRRLPAPPSGLTKLVLERGISAQVSNPPPTPRPAPRQPLFQLLPSTPPNSPSHSPAPSPVPMEPRQHPADNFLASRPAELFLQDVYGLNLGRAPHPDLPSPSQETPALISSTKSGRSRPDPASVGLVEKLRQLGFTKVLHGSESDASMPRQDSATFVSASGGSLLDGLRRNQSLPAMIGARAGKSAGHPAPPPHPRTLAIPPPPWGNLKERRRHLASISYPSSAKR